A genomic stretch from Theobroma cacao cultivar B97-61/B2 chromosome 4, Criollo_cocoa_genome_V2, whole genome shotgun sequence includes:
- the LOC18600901 gene encoding pentatricopeptide repeat-containing protein At3g46610 gives MQALSIWPLNVGSLVVPHLDFELGSSCFASTKPSSRKKWSLAESRGPSFLLLSSYSRFSRSGTCYRNLNCSLRCGFLCWYSELKVVLFCEPKRGSSRGLVALAWALEQQEIGNELEREESHSRDGDNGSEDKNEEMDASSEGEVELEESARLDVRALASSLQFAKTADDIEKVLKDMDELPLQVHSSMIKGFGRDNYMDAAMALVEWLKRKKNESGGSVGPNLFIYNSLLGAVKHSKQFREMEKILKDMEEEGVIPNIVTYNVLMAIFLEQGEATKALNVLEEIQEKGFSPSPVSYSTALLAYRRMEDGNGALKFFIELREKYVKGDIGKDADENWEYEFVKLENFTVRICQQVMRRWLVKDENLSTNVLKLLRDMDNAGLKLSKEDYERIIWACTCEEHYVVAKELYSRIRERHSEISLSVCNHLIWLMGKAKKWWAALEVYEELLDKGPSPNNLSYELVMSHFNILLTAARKRGIWRWGVRLLNKMEDKGLKPGSREWNAVLVACSKASETTAAVQIFRRMVEQGEKPTIISYGALLSALEKGKLYDEALRVWDHMIKVGVKPNLYAYTIMASIVTGKGNFRMVNAVFQEMASSGIEPTVVTYNAIISGCARSGMSSAAYEWFHRMKVQNISPNEITYQMLIEALAKDGKPRLAYELYLRAHNEGLNLSSKAYDAVVQSSQVYGATTDLSVLGPRPPDKKKKVQIRKTLTEFCNLADVPRRSKPFDRKEIYIPKKGGDQ, from the coding sequence ATGCAAGCTTTAAGTATCTGGCCATTAAATGTTGGCTCTTTGGTAGTGCCCCATTTGGATTTTGAGCTTGGTTCTTCTTGTTTTGCATCTACTAAACCTAGCAGCAGAAAAAAATGGAGTCTTGCTGAGAGTAGAGGTCCTAGTTTCTTATTACTTTCAAGCTATTCAAGGTTTAGTCGGAGTGGGACTTGTTATAGGAACTTGAATTGTAGCTTGAGATGTGGATTTCTCTGTTGGTACTCTGAATTGAAAGTTGTTCTCTTTTGTGAGCCAAAGAGAGGTTCTTCTCGTGGGTTGGTTGCATTAGCTTGGGCATTGGAGCAGCAAGAAATTGGGAATGAACTTGAGAGAGAAGAATCACATTCAAGGGATGGTGATAATGGCAGTGAAGATAAAAATGAGGAAATGGATGCTAGTAGTGAGGGGGAAGTTGAGTTGGAGGAGAGTGCAAGGCTTGATGTTCGAGCATTGGCTTCTAGTTTACAGTTTGCTAAAACTGCAGATGACATAGAAAAGGTTCTTAAAGATATGGATGAGTTGCCCCTTCAGGTACATTCAAGCatgattaaaggttttggGAGGGACAATTACATGGATGCTGCAATGGCTCTTGTTGAGTGGctcaaaagaaagaagaatgaaaGTGGTGGTAGTGTTGGCCCTAACCTTTTTATATACAACAGCTTATTGGGTGCTGTGAAACACTCTAAACAATTTAGGGAAATGGAGAAAATCTTGAAGGATATGGAAGAGGAGGGGGTTATTCCTAATATTGTTACTTACAATGTTTTGATGGCTATTTTTTTAGAGCAAGGAGAAGCTACAAAGGCCCTTAATGTTCTTGAAGAAATTCAGGAAAAGGGCTTCAGTCCATCACCAGTGTCCTATTCTACTGCCTTGTTGGCTTATCGAAGAATGGAAGATGGAAATGGAGCACTGAAGTTCTTTATtgaattaagagaaaaatatgtGAAAGGAGACATAGGAAAAGATGCTGATGAAAATTGGGAATACGAATTTGTTAAGCTTGAGAATTTCACAGTTCGCATTTGCCAACAAGTCATGCGACGATGGCTTGTTAAGGATGAAAACTTAAGTACCAATGTGCTGAAACTCCTGAGAGATATGGACAATGCTGGGCTTAAACTTAGTAAGGAAGATTATGAGCGTATTATATGGGCTTGTACCTGTGAAGAACATTATGTCGTTGCCAAAGAACTGTACAGCAGGATTAGAGAAAGGCATTCTGAAATAAGCTTATCTGTGTGTAACCATCTGATTTGGCTAATGGGGAAGGCTAAGAAGTGGTGGGCTGCTTTGGAGGTTTATGAGGAATTATTGGACAAAGGACCAAGTCCTAATAACTTGTCATATGAATTGGTCATGTCTCACTTTAATATATTACTTACAGCAGCCAGGAAAAGAGGAATATGGAGATGGGGTGTTAGGTTGCTTAATAAGATGGAAGACAAAGGCCTTAAACCCGGCAGTAGGGAGTGGAATGCAGTGCTTGTGGCATGTTCCAAGGCTTCAGAAACTACTGCTGCTGTGCAGATATTTAGGAGAATGGTGGAGCAAGGAGAAAAGCCCACCATCATCTCATATGGTGCATTGCTCAGTGCCCTTGAAAAGGGTAAACTCTATGATGAGGCCCTCAGGGTGTGGGATCATATGATAAAGGTTGGTGTTAAACCCAACTTGTATGCCTACACAATCATGGCTTCAATTGTCACTGGAAAAGGAAATTTTAGAATGGTTAATGCAGTCTTTCAAGAGATGGCATCATCTGGCATTGAGCCAACAGTTGTCACATACAATGCAATTATTAGTGGTTGTGCTCGGAGTGGCATGAGCAGCGCAGCATATGAATGGTTTCACCGGATGAAAGTCCAGAACATCTCACCAAATGAGATCACTTATCAGATGCTGATTGAGGCTCTGGCAAAGGATGGTAAACCAAGGCTTGCGTATGAGTTGTACTTGAGAGCTCATAATGAGGGCCTTAACCTCTCCTCAAAGGCTTATGATGCTGTTGTGCAGTCATCTCAAGTCTATGGAGCAACTACTGACTTAAGTGTTTTGGGACCCAGGCCACCggacaagaagaagaaagttcAAATTAGGAAAACTTTGACTGAATTCTGTAACTTAGCCGATGTTCCTCGAAGAAGTAAACCATTTGATAGGAAGGAAATTTACATCCCAAAGAAAGGAGGAGACCAATAA